GATCAGCTGATAAATATTGGAATATTTTAGAGATTTTTATGCCCGTGGAGGGATGTAAAGAATTTAGAGTAGTTTCAGGGAACTGCCTAATTTGTCTCTAAGGAAATATCATCTTTTTGGAATGAAACATGCCCAAAGGATCTTATAGGCTACCCCAGCTCAttttcgggttgatgcatgtttTTGTATGATCAAGCTCTTGTGGTCCGGCATTTCCCCGTACCCTGTGCATAGTGGTAGCTTAGTGCACTGCCCTTTTTTTAAAATTCTTGGTAGTATGGATTGGATTGCATTATGTTACAAGAGTTGTATTTTGACAATCCACTACAAATTTTGTATGAAATTGTAGTGTATTGTCAGCTGACAAAAGAACTTAATTTGAAAAAAAGTCGGTGACATGCATTAATACCTTTTTAAAGATCTTCAAGATGCATACCATTGTTTCTATCTGTGTTTTATCTTAATAGTTTTagcatatatttatttttataatttgatATGTACCTCAGATGGGAAGACCTTTAAGAAGCCTCGTCGTCCCTATGAAAAGGAGCGATTGGATGCAGAGTTGAAGCTCGTAGGAGAATATGGATTGAGGTGCAAGAGGGAGCTTTGGAGAGTTCAGTATGCTTTGAGCCGTATCAGGAATGCTGCAAGAATGCTTCTGACATTAGACGAGAAGGACCCACGTCGTATTTTTGAAGGCGAAGCACTCATGAGGAGGATGAACAGATATGGGTTATTGGATGAGAGCCAGAACAAGCTCGATTATGTCTTGTCTCTCACTGTGGAGAACTTTCTTGAGCGTCGTCTCCAAACCCTCGTCTTCAAGACTGGCATGGCTAAGTCTATCCATCATGCAAGAGTGCTAATTAGGCAAAGGCATATCAGGTAAAATTTGTTGCCAGTTTTAGTGACAAAGTTCAAATAAACAAGCTTAGTCTATACCTTATTTCCAATTTTTCCTGTGTCTGAATGTATGGTAGCGGGATCCTGAAGTGAATACTTTTTTAATTATCTGCTATGGTGCAATGGTATGTGGCACTTATGATATGGTTGGTAGGCGGGCAGTTTAATATCTAGCAATTGTTCTAGCCTTTGATCGCACATTTCGAGGGACTGTTGTGATGAGCGTATCATTGTGATTTTCTTTCTAAAAATTTCATTTATGATGCATTCTTTTCTGCTAAAGAACTTTAACATAAATATGAAATTCAGAGTAGAAATGTTTTTATAGATGTGCTCTTCTCGAAGTTCCTATGTTCAGGTCTTGGCTTTTCTTTTTTAGGTGCTCGACTGAAGAAGTCGAAGTTCTTTTGACCTAATGATTTCAGAACATATCCTAAAGGCTTTTACCAAGATGCTTTAACTAAGGAACCAAGATTCTTAGTCTGAAGATTTCTAAAGATTGTTTCTGTAAACTGAGGTTGTTTTTATTTTGGAAGCATTATGCATAGCAATTAATCTACGTTCCCTATTGTTTTAAATTGCTATTGAACAAAACAATATTCCCAGTGAGTTTGTGAAAACCAGTTTATCAGAATAATATCTCAACAAGGATATATTATCTGTTGTTTGTGGAAGTGGTTTTGCTTTCGTAAACATGGAATCTGATTGAATCATAGAGTTTTGAGAATCTAGACCATTTTCTTGATAAGATCTTGTTTATTCGCTCAGTGTAATTTATGTTAATGCATCTCAAAGTGGTTTGAGTTACTAGGTGTTCTTAGAAGCTAAATTTGTACTTGTTATACTTCCACCAACAGATATTTTTTTAACTAGAAGAAGCAAAAATTAGACGTGTCATCTATTGCATTATTTGTTAATGCGCTAATAGATTGAAATCAGGTGAGGTTTGCAAAGTCGTATGTTTTTCGGCGTGTATGGAGCTGACTCTATTTTGCGAAGTAGTTTTCTATGAGTTgatcttttctttatataattctGTGAACATTAACTTTTACCTTTCAACACTCGCACTCGATTGCCCACAGGTTTCctcaattttttctttctttgggtTTCCGTGTACTAATATTGTTGTGTTGCAGGGTTGGAAGGCAGGTGGTGAATGTTCCGTCCTTTATGGTGAGACTGGACTCCCAGAAGCACATTGACTTCTCTCTCACTAGTCCTTTCGGTGGTGGGCGTCCTGGAAGAGTAAAGAGAAAGAACCAAAAATCTGCTGCAAAGAAGGCTTCTGGTGGAGATGGAGATGAGGATGATGAAGAATGATCTCTTATTTTCATATGTGGAGCTTAATTCCAATGTAGTACGTCTCGTAtctgcaatttttgagttaattttgctCTCTAGGCTTTTGGACTACATTTACTTTGAAGCTGTTATCCTGGTAATTAAGAGAGAACTATGTCTAGGTATGAATTTGATCTAAATTCCAAAGCTCGACCTATTTTTACTACTTAATTGGCTGCTTACTTGTTTTACTCATTCATATACAGTCAAATCTCTCTATAACAATTTTATTTGTTCCGAAtaatttttggatgttatagcgaagaactgttatagagaacatatattataacataatataaaaattgGTTTTGAAAAAGCTTGGCTTTTATAGAGAAGTGTTGCATAGGAATGCTATTATGGAGAGGTTTTAGGTTACATATTTTGGGAAGCTAAAGATTCATACAAAGAAGAGAACTAGTGTTAACAACTTTGTTGTTCATCATGGACGGGTGATCAGGCCaaataatctatttttaaagTTTAATAAAAGTAATTATAGAAAAAGAAGAGGTTTTAGTGGAGTGGAGGACCATGTGATTTGATGTATGTGTGAACAAAATCAGTTGGGTCTAAAATGTGGGGATAAAAGCAGAAAATTCAGAGAAGAagcaatttattttttttaaaagaaaagagGACCAATATTCACATCTACAAGTAATTATTATCACTTATTTTATGAATAAGATAAATGCATAATATTGGTCTCGTGGCATATCTTTTGAAATTTCCAATTTGTCTGACATACAAATTTGTCTCAAACATCATGGAATTTAATTGTGAATATGGGTTTTCCTTATCATTTGTCTATCAAGTAGACACGCTTCCAAATTCCATTATTGTTTCTAACTTTCAACGATACAATCATAAACGAGGTCTAATTTACATAAGATTGCAAGAAAATCACTAAAAATAATCACATTTTGAGTAGAAAAGTGAATACAACAGTTGATTAATATAGCAGTGCTATTTTGTGAATGCACGTGCAATTGTACATGCTACTTAAATCTATGTACAATAGCAAATGAACAAGGACATTATGAGTTCCGAAGGGTAAATTTTTTGCGGTTAGTTTCTACTTTCTAGCACTATTATAATATGAGTATTAGATATTCTAAGCCGAAAGGAGGCAAGCAAATAAAGGAAGATATTATGGGTCGACTACGAGAAAAGCAAGGCGTCGGACTAGGGCAAATTTATAGGGGAGATTATGGGCACTTAAACATATGGTCTATCTTAAAATtagatattttaatatatatatttttgaaaattggtgTATAATATTAATTGTTGGTATCCATGCTCGAAAAAGGTTATATGGTGCACTTGGTTGAAAGTTGAGTTATTTACCAAAAAGAATATGAATCAATTTGCATTTAATAGTATATTCTGAGTTGAAAGGAGGAAAGTAAATGAACGAAGAGATTACGGCCAACCAGAGGCGGACCTATATGTTATTGTGAGGGGTCACTGGACCTCGTGAGTTTCGGCAAACAtcttgtatatgtatatgtatacaccttgaaaattattattttaaatcacTTGACACGCTGAACACTAAAAATCTTTACCGAATACTAAGCAGAATACTATGCCCCTCGTATAAAAATTCTGGGTCTGCCCCTAGGCCGACTACAAGAAAAGCAAGGTGAATGGTGATGATATTGCCACACGATATAAGAGATAAATGATAGATGGTGATTATCAGTCAAAATAATAGCTTGAATGCAAGATCTTAGCCTGTCGTTTGTTGCCTTCTGCAAATTTAATGTCAATTTCaattttttcaaaaagaaaaatactaaaataggtaTTTTAATTCAACTTGGTAAGAAGTGCAATAATTCGTTCAGATTGGAATTGTTAGTTAAAAGCTTTCACTTGCGATTTAAATGAACATGAATTGTACTACTTCTTGATTTATTGAATACATAGCATTTTACCACTTAAATACTTAAATGGATAGATTAAAAAAAGTTGATCAACGTCGTAACTAGGAAGAAAATTAAGTCTAAATTAATTTGACGGAAGAAGCAATATGTTTTGCATGAAATATCAAATTTTATCCATAACATAATGAAAATAGGTTTTACAAAGATCTTTAGGGTAAAAGGTGTATAAGATTTGATCTTGAGTTTTGTAAAGTTAATTATTTATGTTCTTGCGCTAAGcgttttattaaaaaaatgacTTCGCCGTTACCAAACTTATCATATATGCCTTTCATTTGTTATATAAAATCTATATGTTGACCATATTGTCACGTAAGTTAGACACAtggaaaaaggaaaagagaaaaggtACTAATTTCCTCTAAAATGTTTAGAAATTAGTCATTCGTGCTCCTCTAGTcttattaatttttctttttatctaaGAATTAAACCACCACCAATCCACGTCCATCATAGCCAAGTCGTATTAAGTCTTTTCTCTAAACTAGTCAACCAAATGAAGTTGAAGCTAAGTGGGGGAAAATTGTAAAAGGTAACAATAAAAGTTGATTCTTTTTATTCACTTCGATTGTTAGTACTTCACATTAATGGGGATGTGCAAATTTGAGGGGAAAGATTTAAAAGAAAATCTGAATAATAAAGGTATCATATATAATATAAGTAATAAGGAAAATAAATCTTTTTCCTCGTAATATACTATTCGCAATAAGCAACTTAATCACATATGCACTCAATTGCAAATCAATAAATTCTTTCTGAGTTAGCACTTATAAGCTATAAACCACGCCTGTTAGTGGAATGAAGTAGTTGTACCTGCTACTGGATTTGCTTTTCAACTTTGTACTTTGAATCATATAAGTGCACAATTTGAATAGTTAAGCAAACCTTTTGTGAAAAAGTTTGGAAATAAATCCCAATTTTGGCAACTAATGCCCCACCACTTTCACTAAGTAAACATCAAGTGTGGTCCTcgttattttttttctttgttgttCCTTACTTGTATTGAAATCTCTTTGAATTCGATTCGAAAAATCAGACAGGAATAAAACGTTCCTTAGCAAAAATGATTACATATTCATACTCTGGATCTAATTTTTTTGATTAAGAACGAATGAATACTTATCAATCATCTACCGCAACACTTACTGGAGTGTGGTCCTCATTATGATTCCAGCAACTTTGGGATTTTTGTTTCAATTTTCCTTATATTTTCCAACCTAGATTCACACTGCATTATTTGTTCAaccaaaattttaaaaacaaaaaaaaaatcgttGTGTCCCTTTTGCTATGCATGAAGTAATGGGTCATAATAAATGCCACCAAACCATAATTCAGTAGAGGATTTAAGGCAATATATCTCATCCTTATCTCTCTCTCTGTACCTAGGGACAAGAAACTGTTGCCTCTTCCCAGAAAAAAATTAGTCCTAAACCTCAAAGCTCTATAGTCTATATTTCCCTATCCTTTCTAGTACTTAAATGCTAACCCCAGATGTCAGATTCCCTTCATTTAATTGCAAAGATTAGGCTCCATTTATTGCTTTTTCTTCCTATCTCTATTATTGCATTATTATTATGCATGAAAAGTGAGGCGTTTTCCCCCAATTTGTACACATGGTAAAAAAACATGCTTTGTGTATGTGTGTGAGTGAGAGAACTCATGATACACACTTCCTACATTTTAATGAATTTCTTGTGCATCTTAACTTATGTACGTTAACGGTATAAAAGATTTTTACACTTCAATATTCATTTATTTCAATTTATATTATATAGTTTAACTTTGCAAAGGattaaaaaaaaagacttttacaATTTGTGATAATAAACACATCATAGTATTTACCTAGTTATAGGATTTTTGAAACTTATATTTTAACCATATCATAATCTTTGTATGAATATAAAAATTTCTCGTAAAGAATGAACGACGGATcgtacaaaaataataataattagttACACCTAATATGAACGGTTAGCTATAGcttttatatatgtatataagcTAGTCATTTCTTTTTGGCTATTTTGGTAGGGCAATgatcaaagtcactaactagtaCACCTGGCAGTCTCACAGTCCTAGAAAAGTTGCAACTAAGCTCCATCATCACATACCAATTAATTACATAATTGAAAAAAAGTTATAATATGTACTGCTAAATGAAATGTGGCATTAAATATGTGAAACAGACTATAGTGGAAGTCTCTGCTATATAAGTGCATGGTTCAACTTTTCTTGGAAATGCAATTGCCTTTTCTTGTGTGTTTTCTCTAAAGCTAAAATAAAGCTTTGAATCTGTAAGGCAATTGCTTTTAAGTGTAAGAGATGAGTTATTTGGGCATTGGAGTAAGTCCTGGAAATGTTCCAGTTTATCATGGGAACAATTCGAAAGTGATTGATAGGAGAGTAAGGGTTACAGAGTTGGTGTTAAGGTGTGTGATTTGTGGTTTAGCAATTCTTGGTGCTGTTCTCATTGGTACTGATAGCCAAGTTAAAGTGATTTTCTCAATTGAGAAAATAGCCAAATTCACAGATATGAAAGCTCTTGTGTAAGTTTTTTCTTTTGTTTGCTTTGCTTGTTTGCATGGGTCTTGGAGCCATGGCGTAGCCACCCTATGCCAAGGTTTAAGCGTACACCTTGCAGAAAAATTATACcgtatatataagttaaatattactttatatgattttatattatattttgaatattCTTAACACAGTTGAGTGAGatattattatattttgaatACCTTTAACACAGTTGAGTGAGCCATTCTAATGATTTAAAGTGAAGTGTTGTTTGCTGGATCAAAGTTTTGCCCATTTTATTTGCCAAAACTAAACTGAGAACACCATGTATAGTCTATTTAATTCTTTTTAATCTAAAAAAATTCCTAATAAAATAACTTTTAAAACATAAAATTTGTGTAGAAATAAACAACTAatctaaaagtatttttttaactaaaagttatttcttaaataaaatttataatttaaaagaaaaatttcAACAAAAGCTCTCTACAACGTACAAATCCTCtcgattctttctttcctttgttttgtatgcttatttttattagtaaaatttataatgttgttgtttcgTTATTTTAATTTTGATTTACAAAATTATAGTTCTATTATAAGCTTTTATTGTTTAGTTAAATATTGTGTAATTTGTTCTAAAATTTTTGGTAACCATTCATCGACAACAAAAATTATTGACTTATTTAAAGTTTGAATACCCTTGACGAAATTTTTGGCTACGCCATTGCTTGGAGCAActgtaaattaattttttttgtgtGATTTTTAAGTTAAGGGTTCGAACCATGAAAGCAATCACTAACCCTTGTAATAGGATAGACTGTCTACATCACAATACTTGGGGTGCGACTCTTCTCTGAATCGTTCACGCGAGATACCTTGTGCACCGAGTCTCCAATTCTATCTTTCTTGTAGAAATTACACCAGGTAGCGAGTATCCAATGCTATCTTTCTTGTAGAAATTACACCTGGTAGCCATTCTAACGGATAACTATTTAGAAATTAGTCAGTGCgtcctgaatttcagtttttcaggACCAAAACGTCTTGAATTGTCCTTAAGTtaaaaatttttaatttaaaatttcaagactAAATAAATACTggctaatctctaaatagcatctCTGAGAATAAATAGTGACTAATCTATAAATAACATCTTTGAGAATGACAATCTTGCCCATCTTTCTTTGCTTGTTTGCGTGGTATCTAGTTGGATTTTATTTCAAAGATTTTAAGTCTCCAAAGGTTAAAAATGTGAactttgtgtatatatatatatgcaggtTTTTAGTGATAGCCAATGGGTTAGCTGCTGCCTACTCACTGGTGCAAGTTCTAAGGTGCATTTTAAGTATGATTAGAGGAAGTGTTCTCTTTAATAAACCATTGGCTTGGGCTATTTTTTCTGGTGATCAGGTACAAGTTAATCCTACTTAGTTTATCTTTTGAGATTTTGTGGGTAATTGTCTATAAATGAGTTCTTGCATTTTCTCCTAAAAGGTATTTTTCAAGATTTTCAAATACTTGGAAAAAGAATTCAAAGTTTTGAGAAAAAGGAGTTTTTTCGCAACAGACAGACAAACTAAAGTTTGAGGTGCGCATAAGCTAATCCGGACACCAcctatatttaaaaaaaagaaaagaataggAAAGATGGATGTCCTCTGGCCTGAGTTGGCTTTGCTTGCAGATAAGTGTAGATGTACCATTAAAGGCATAGACAGTGAGTAGCTGGTAACTCATAAACCCCAAATAAATGAAGAGAGAATCCTAGCAAAATCTATGACCAGTCtaatcatttttaaaaaaaagacaGTTTTGGTCCAAATTCAACTAGTCAGTAGTTCATGGTCTGATCTTTTGGCTTGCTCTTTTAGAAGGTAATTGCTTAAAGACTCCTTGTTGCAAATTTTTCaaattcctttttctttttcaacaTTAGACTCAACTACCATACTCCTTTTAACTTTTGGGAAACATCTTCCTATACTTTTCCTAGCCGAGTTCTATCGGAAACATCTTCTCTATTTCCTATACTTTTCCTAAGCCGAGGTCTATCAGAAACATCTTCTCTACCTTCATAAGGTAGaagtaaggtctgcatacactctaccctcccaaTATCTTACCTGCGAGATTACACGTTGTTGTAAGTGGAAATCTTCTCATTTTTTGTTTGACATGGACTTATGGTGCTTAATCCCACAACTCCATATATCCTAATGTCCTTTCTGTCAATGATAGTATAAAGTTCAATGTCAAAAACACTCGAAAACCAACTTCTTTAGTTACATGATGCTAAACTTAAACTACATCTTAGTTCAGAATAACCATGTTTACAAGTTACATCTCTGATAGAGGCGCATTCATTCCTAACATGAAACGTAGATATACATATGCAAGAAATCActaaattttcaataaaatattaaataagaaCCTCTTAAAAGTCGAATCTATCAACGTTAATTCTTGAATCGCCTCTGACCGCTAATATTTCCTTCATTTGCAGTTGATGGCCTACTTGACACTAGCCGCGTTGGCCGCGGCCGCACAGTCGGCCGTGTTTGCCAAGTTAGGGCAAACAGAGTTACAATGGATGAAGATTTGCAATATGTATGGCAAATTCTGTAACCAAGTTGGAGAAGGCATTGCAAGTTCTCTAATTGTGAGCCTTAGTATGATAGTACTCTCTGGCATTTCAGCTTTTAGTCTCTTCCGTTTGTATGGAAATAATAGTAAAGGAAAGGGCAATGCAATATGATGAGGACTCTTTAGTTTGGTGGATTTCCCTtggtctttctttcttttttttagatcttttttctttttcatcttttctcTGGCTGTTGTAAAATAAATCAAGACCCAAGTTGGTGAGATTATAATCATTTCATGTTGCTTGATACCTAATCCAATATTCCCCTATCAGTCGCTGAGTTTTTATCAAATCCTTGCTTATGCAAtgtaaaagtattttattacttaatAAACTAATACGGCCATTTCTCATCTATAAGTTGTGAAGATCAATGTAAAAAAGCTTAGGGTAAAACGCATTTTTTCAACCATGAAAAAATATTTATGCAATAATGAAAACCAGAACAATTGCATGACTTAGAGAATATACTTGGAAACGTTACAAAAACACTTGAAAACGATAGGATTTGTTAAAATAGACCATTTTTCAAGGCCAAGAATGGGAAGAGAAGATGAAGGAAGAAGTTATATAGAGAATAATACCTTAGAAGCTTATTAAAAAAAATCCAGTAGTCGCTTATGCAACATGCGACCTACTTTAAAAACCTTCTATACTATTTGCAGGCATATGTTCTCCCCTAAATTTATTTTTTACTACTAACATTTTTCCCATCCATCTATTTAATTTTTCCCTCACTCTTAATTAAGCTATGGTATCCTAGTCTTTTTCATTGTTTAccttcaaaatcggataacaattgaattcaTACGTGATTTTAAGAATATGTGATATTAGTTGATACAAAGTGAGAAATCGGATTTAATAtgagaaaataaatagaaacacAAGTGCAAACCACACAGATTGAACAACTTAAGCCTTGCAAAGCTAACTTCCTTCCAATTTGAGAATGATATTATTGGGACCAGAATATTATTGAGGCcaaaataatatgaacaaagctgGAAATGATAGTATGTTATTCTTTGAAGTCTTTTACAATGTGTCCCCTTATGAATTACTAAATTCCCTTTATATATTGAGAGAGATGAagcttttaaaatattattttataagaaaCTATGTAGACCGTTGGCTCCTTTTTTAACTTAATTCCGTGATTTTTGCCATAACGATTGATTAATGGCGAGAATCACGGTTCCTTGTCGGATGAGTTGGTGAAGATTTTCTTCGAGGCCGTTAGAAGCAGGATCGGTTGTGCCCTCCGTAAACTCGAGGGCAAGTCTGATGGTCTTGTCTAACTTCGAACCTCGATATCGAGGTCAGTTTTATTTGTGACTTCGATTTATTGCAGATGTGTCGAGCCTAGTCTATTGTTCCAGATGCTCGACCGAGCATCGATCTTGATTTTACACGTATACAGATAACCCCttcattttttggagagtaaatGATAAAGAACGATATGAACGATAGTAAAcgatacagatagtcccctcgttttttggagagTAAATGATAAAGAATGATATGAACCCTCGGTCCTTACTTCGATAACTCATGACGATGACAATGGATACATAACGTAGGTGATAAGAATAGTGAAAACATCCCGTCAGTCCGGTCTTtgaggcattaaatgtgtgtcagttgGCGGTTGGCCATTTCAGGAGATGAACCGCTGCTTGAGAAACCTATAAATACCCTTTAATCTGTTTGTTAGAACTTTTACACTCAAATCCTTCTTGTTTCTAAGAAAACTCCACCTTCTTCAACTTCTGGTTTTCACATTGTTAACCTCAAGGCTTCCTCTTACCAACaatctttttccttcatttttttataaaaatggcaaagacttcaaagtCTGTTCCTCAAAAAGAAGCACTATCTTCTTTaaaaccttttgaaaatgttCCTCATGCTGCTACTGAGAAACCCCCTCTGAGATCATACATCCCTACTAGGTGCCCTACTCTGGCTGACTTCAAGGTTGAGAATACGCCCATGGTATCGGGTCGATGTGAACCTGTCTCGAGGTAGATATGTACAATTATGGACATCATCCTCGATAAGGTTAAAGAGGATTGCAACTGGGTAGGCAAACATGTAGTGGTTCCTACCCCTAAAGAATCAATTACCACCTACATGGAGGgtttcttaagtgtttacacttaccctttcacgttgggttcTCTAGACCCGGTTATcatagccttttgcaaaaggtatgatGTGACTCTCGGACATATAcatccttcattttggaggaTCGTTATTCTGCTTTGATTTTTCGTAAGCAAGGCCGAAGGATGTCCATTCACCATCGACCATCGCATGCGCCTGTACAACTCTCGACTTTACCAAGGAGGGTTAATTAAGCTTGCACGCCGAGCCACCAAGACCTTGTTCTCGAGTATCAATGAGGATTGAGATCGGGGATGGATTGGTAGatttgttcgagtgaagaccttAGACTTAATCCCGGCTGTGAACATGCTAttccctgagaaatggaacaCGAAACGTAAGTTTAGCTTTGCCTTCGGTATTCCTTTTATTGCTTTTCATTCAGTGTGGTTTCTCATCGATGTTATGTGATGCAACTGTTTCCCAGATGCCGAACCCCATTCCCGAACTtaaagagtgggtcgagggcattgcGACACAAAGACCTTACTCCGTGCGCTTATGGCGTGAGTttcgaagggtcgatgggaggcccgtaatcatggtaAGGGTTTTTACCTAAAGATATATCTGATCTCATTTTTCATCATCAACCTCTGATCTATTATACTTTCATTTTGTAGGTT
This sequence is a window from Nicotiana tomentosiformis chromosome 5, ASM39032v3, whole genome shotgun sequence. Protein-coding genes within it:
- the LOC104117950 gene encoding small ribosomal subunit protein uS4y, coding for MVHVAFYRNYGKTFKKPRRPYEKERLDAELKLVGEYGLRCKRELWRVQYALSRIRNAARMLLTLDEKDPRRIFEGEALMRRMNRYGLLDESQNKLDYVLSLTVENFLERRLQTLVFKTGMAKSIHHARVLIRQRHIRVGRQVVNVPSFMVRLDSQKHIDFSLTSPFGGGRPGRVKRKNQKSAAKKASGGDGDEDDEE
- the LOC104117951 gene encoding CASP-like protein 2B1; the encoded protein is MSYLGIGVSPGNVPVYHGNNSKVIDRRVRVTELVLRCVICGLAILGAVLIGTDSQVKVIFSIEKIAKFTDMKALVFLVIANGLAAAYSLVQVLRCILSMIRGSVLFNKPLAWAIFSGDQLMAYLTLAALAAAAQSAVFAKLGQTELQWMKICNMYGKFCNQVGEGIASSLIVSLSMIVLSGISAFSLFRLYGNNSKGKGNAI